In Vibrio diazotrophicus, the following proteins share a genomic window:
- the rng gene encoding ribonuclease G, which translates to MSAELILNVTPSETRVAMIEGGVLQEIHIEREAKRGIVGNIYKGKVSRVLPGMQAAFVDIGLDKAAFLHASDIVPHTECVAENEKQQFQVRDISELVRQGQDIVVQVVKDPLGTKGARLTTDITLPSRYLVYMPGSAHVGVSQRIESEAERNRLKAVVAQYCDENGGFIIRTAAEGADEKELAQDAAFLKRLWVKVMERRAKYKTRSTLYGEPGLSQRIIRDFVGTELTSILVDSRLEFENLKEFTSEFVPELTDKLELYEGDKPIFDMYDTENEIQRSLERKVELKSGGYLIIDQTEAMTTVDINTGAFVGRRNLEETIFNTNIEATQAIARQLRLRNLGGIIIIDFIDMASDDHRKRVLASLEAALSKDRVKTNINGFTQLGLVEMTRKRTRESIEHVLCSTCPTCEGRGAVKTVETVCFEILREITRVNRAYDSDKFVVYASPAVAETLQGDESHALAELELFIGKEVRIQAEPLYIQEQFDVVMM; encoded by the coding sequence ATGAGTGCAGAGTTGATCTTGAATGTCACACCGAGTGAAACACGGGTGGCAATGATCGAAGGTGGAGTCCTTCAAGAGATCCATATTGAACGTGAAGCAAAAAGAGGCATTGTCGGAAACATCTACAAGGGTAAAGTCAGTCGAGTTCTACCCGGTATGCAAGCGGCTTTTGTGGATATTGGCCTAGACAAAGCAGCTTTTTTACACGCTTCAGATATCGTTCCTCACACAGAATGTGTGGCGGAAAATGAAAAACAACAGTTCCAAGTGCGCGATATTTCTGAATTGGTTCGCCAAGGTCAGGATATTGTTGTGCAAGTCGTGAAAGATCCTTTGGGAACCAAAGGTGCCCGTTTAACCACAGATATCACTTTACCATCGCGTTACTTGGTCTATATGCCGGGTTCTGCGCACGTAGGTGTTTCTCAGCGAATTGAAAGTGAAGCTGAACGTAATCGCCTAAAAGCAGTAGTGGCACAGTATTGCGACGAGAATGGTGGATTCATCATTCGTACCGCGGCTGAAGGTGCGGACGAAAAAGAATTGGCGCAAGATGCGGCTTTCCTCAAACGCCTCTGGGTTAAAGTCATGGAGCGTCGTGCGAAATACAAAACTCGTTCAACGCTGTACGGTGAACCTGGGCTGTCTCAACGTATTATTCGTGATTTTGTCGGCACAGAACTGACCAGCATCTTGGTTGATTCACGTCTGGAATTCGAAAACCTCAAAGAGTTCACGTCCGAGTTCGTTCCAGAGCTGACCGACAAACTTGAGCTATACGAAGGTGATAAACCCATTTTCGATATGTACGACACGGAGAACGAAATTCAACGTTCTTTGGAGCGTAAAGTCGAGCTTAAATCTGGCGGCTATTTGATTATCGATCAGACAGAAGCCATGACGACGGTTGATATCAACACTGGCGCTTTTGTCGGCCGCCGTAATCTCGAAGAGACCATATTCAACACCAACATCGAAGCAACACAGGCTATTGCTCGCCAGCTGCGTTTACGAAATCTGGGCGGCATCATCATCATCGACTTTATCGATATGGCTTCCGATGATCACCGCAAGCGAGTACTTGCTTCGCTGGAAGCTGCGCTCAGCAAAGACCGAGTCAAAACGAATATCAACGGATTTACGCAGTTGGGATTAGTTGAGATGACTCGTAAACGTACACGAGAAAGTATTGAACATGTTCTGTGTTCTACTTGTCCAACTTGTGAAGGTCGTGGAGCGGTGAAAACCGTTGAAACGGTTTGTTTTGAAATACTGCGTGAAATTACGCGAGTGAACCGAGCCTACGACTCAGACAAGTTTGTTGTGTACGCATCTCCGGCAGTGGCAGAGACTTTGCAAGGAGATGAGTCTCATGCGCTTGCTGAGCTGGAGCTGTTTATTGGTAAAGAAGTTCGTATTCAAGCGGAACCTCTGTATATCCAAGAACAATTTGATGTTGTGATGATGTAA
- a CDS encoding Maf family protein: MNKQRLILASGSPRRRELLSQLGYQFDVLVPNVEEKRLDGESPVQYVERLSRDKALAGLELAKQNAANLNVNEQDYVVLGSDTIVVQDNRVLEKPQNFSHAKEMLEYLSGTQHQVMTAVTVAAKEKHRSVVVTTDVWFKPLSEQEIEQYWQSGEPCDKAGSYGIQGLGGRFVTRIEGSYHAVVGLPLYETDQLLHEFIF; this comes from the coding sequence ATGAACAAACAACGATTAATTCTGGCGTCTGGTTCACCTAGACGCCGAGAACTACTCTCTCAATTGGGATATCAGTTTGACGTGTTAGTCCCAAATGTTGAAGAGAAGCGTTTAGACGGTGAATCTCCCGTTCAATATGTAGAACGTTTGTCCCGCGATAAAGCTCTAGCTGGCCTAGAATTGGCTAAGCAAAACGCGGCTAATCTTAATGTGAACGAGCAGGACTATGTGGTTTTAGGCTCGGACACAATAGTGGTTCAAGACAATCGCGTATTAGAAAAGCCACAAAACTTTTCTCACGCCAAAGAGATGCTTGAGTATCTTTCGGGGACTCAGCATCAAGTAATGACGGCCGTGACGGTCGCTGCAAAAGAAAAACATCGTTCTGTGGTCGTGACCACAGATGTATGGTTCAAACCCTTGTCAGAGCAAGAAATAGAACAATATTGGCAAAGTGGTGAGCCTTGCGATAAAGCTGGCAGTTATGGCATTCAAGGATTGGGTGGGCGATTTGTAACTAGGATTGAAGGTAGCTACCACGCAGTGGTGGGATTACCGCTCTATGAAACTGACCAGCTCTTGCACGAATTTATATTTTAG
- the mreD gene encoding rod shape-determining protein MreD, translating into MGSSDWGGRFVIWGSFLCALIFQTIPWPGSLDLLRPSWILLVTCYWVLALPHRVNVGSALVLGLLWDLLLGSTLGIRGMMMSIVIYIVAMNFLVMRNMALWQQAFVVGLLAMALEVLIFFGEYLIQDVTFNPLSLWSGLISCILWPWMFLLLRRVRRHWHIK; encoded by the coding sequence ATGGGCAGTAGTGATTGGGGAGGCCGATTTGTTATTTGGGGCTCTTTCCTGTGTGCCTTAATTTTCCAGACGATCCCTTGGCCGGGTTCCCTTGATCTGTTGAGACCATCATGGATCTTGTTGGTGACCTGTTATTGGGTTCTTGCTCTGCCTCACCGTGTCAATGTGGGTTCTGCTCTGGTGCTAGGTCTTCTTTGGGATTTGTTATTAGGCTCGACTCTCGGTATCCGAGGGATGATGATGTCCATCGTGATTTACATTGTCGCCATGAACTTCCTCGTAATGCGAAATATGGCACTTTGGCAGCAAGCTTTTGTGGTTGGTCTGCTCGCTATGGCGCTTGAAGTGTTGATTTTCTTTGGAGAATATCTCATTCAGGATGTCACATTTAACCCATTATCTCTCTGGAGTGGTTTAATTAGCTGTATACTTTGGCCATGGATGTTTTTATTGCTGCGTCGAGTTCGACGTCATTGGCACATAAAATAG
- the mreC gene encoding rod shape-determining protein MreC, with translation MKPIFGRGPSLQQRLFFAVMLSASLMLADSRLGAFANVRYLLNSLVAPIQYAADLPRTMFNDFYSLFSTRDQLLNSNQNLKREVMTLKSDLTLLDQYREENQRLRKLLGSEFVRDEKKVVTEVMAVDTSPYRHQVVIDKGRTDGVYEGQPVINEKGIVGQVTFVAAHNSRVLLLIDPNNAIPVQNIRNDIRVIASGNGQSDEIQLEHIPTSTDIDVGDMLVTSGLGGVYPEGYPVAYITDVDKDTRREFASIKAKPVVDFDRLRYLLLIWPNEDRQQKVLLANPEDIEEGVTDGQ, from the coding sequence ATGAAGCCAATATTTGGTCGAGGACCATCTCTCCAACAACGACTGTTCTTCGCGGTCATGTTATCAGCCAGCCTAATGCTGGCTGATAGTCGTTTAGGAGCATTCGCAAATGTACGTTATTTGCTCAATAGCCTAGTAGCGCCTATTCAGTATGCTGCAGATTTGCCGCGTACCATGTTTAACGACTTTTACTCTCTGTTCAGCACTCGTGATCAACTGTTGAATTCGAATCAGAATCTTAAACGTGAAGTGATGACGCTTAAAAGCGACTTAACCCTGCTTGATCAATACCGTGAAGAAAACCAACGTTTACGAAAATTGCTTGGTTCTGAGTTTGTCCGTGATGAGAAGAAAGTTGTTACAGAAGTAATGGCTGTTGATACATCACCATATCGCCATCAGGTGGTGATTGATAAAGGCAGAACGGACGGTGTCTACGAAGGTCAGCCTGTTATCAATGAGAAAGGTATTGTCGGACAGGTAACGTTTGTTGCCGCGCACAACAGCCGTGTATTACTGCTTATCGACCCGAACAACGCTATTCCAGTGCAGAATATCCGCAACGATATTCGAGTGATCGCTTCCGGTAACGGACAAAGTGACGAAATCCAGTTAGAGCATATTCCAACCAGTACCGATATCGATGTCGGTGACATGCTGGTAACGTCTGGTCTTGGTGGTGTCTATCCGGAAGGATATCCGGTGGCTTACATTACCGATGTTGATAAAGATACACGTCGCGAATTTGCCTCGATAAAAGCTAAGCCTGTAGTCGATTTTGATCGCTTACGTTACCTGTTATTGATTTGGCCGAATGAAGACCGCCAACAAAAAGTATTACTCGCAAACCCAGAAGATATTGAAGAGGGCGTAACAGATGGGCAGTAG
- a CDS encoding rod shape-determining protein translates to MFKKLRGMFSNDLSIDLGTANTLIYVKGQGIVLDEPSVVAIRQDKGRGGKTVAAVGHAAKQMLGRTPGNISAIRPMKDGVIADFYVTEKMLQHFIRQVHDNSFLKPSPRVLVCVPCGSTQVERRAIRESALGAGAREVHLIDEPMAAAIGAGLRVSEPTGSMVVDIGGGTTEVAVISLNGVVYSSSVRIGGDRFDEAIINYVRRNYGSLIGEATAEKIKHEIGSAYPGDEVMEIEVRGRNLAEGVPRSFTLNSNEILEALQEPLTGIVSAVMVALEQCPPELASDISENGMVLTGGGALLKDLDRLLTEETGIPVVIAEEPLTCVARGGGKALEMIDMHGGDLFSDE, encoded by the coding sequence ATGTTCAAAAAACTTCGTGGCATGTTTTCAAACGACCTATCAATTGACTTAGGTACTGCCAACACTCTTATTTATGTTAAAGGTCAAGGCATTGTCCTTGATGAACCATCTGTAGTTGCTATTCGCCAAGACAAAGGCCGTGGTGGAAAAACTGTAGCGGCTGTCGGTCATGCAGCTAAGCAAATGTTAGGTCGTACGCCGGGTAATATCTCTGCAATTCGTCCTATGAAAGATGGTGTTATTGCTGACTTCTACGTGACTGAAAAAATGCTTCAGCATTTTATCCGTCAAGTGCATGACAACAGTTTTCTAAAACCAAGCCCACGCGTACTTGTTTGTGTTCCTTGTGGTTCCACTCAAGTTGAGCGCCGTGCGATTCGTGAATCTGCACTAGGTGCAGGCGCACGCGAAGTGCACCTTATTGATGAACCAATGGCAGCAGCAATTGGTGCTGGCCTACGTGTTTCTGAGCCAACAGGTTCAATGGTGGTCGATATCGGTGGTGGTACAACTGAAGTTGCAGTTATCTCATTGAACGGTGTTGTTTACTCTTCTTCTGTTCGTATCGGTGGTGACCGTTTTGATGAAGCTATCATCAACTATGTTCGTCGTAACTACGGCAGCTTAATCGGTGAAGCAACCGCTGAGAAAATTAAGCACGAAATCGGTTCGGCTTACCCTGGCGATGAAGTGATGGAAATTGAAGTTCGTGGCCGTAACCTCGCTGAAGGTGTTCCACGTAGCTTTACACTAAACTCAAACGAAATTTTGGAAGCACTGCAAGAGCCGCTAACGGGTATCGTTTCTGCTGTGATGGTTGCGCTTGAGCAATGTCCACCAGAACTGGCTTCTGATATCTCTGAAAACGGTATGGTTCTGACTGGTGGTGGTGCACTACTGAAAGATCTTGATCGTCTATTAACGGAAGAAACCGGCATTCCTGTTGTGATCGCTGAAGAACCACTAACTTGTGTGGCTCGTGGCGGCGGTAAAGCTTTAGAAATGATCGATATGCATGGCGGTGATCTGTTCAGCGATGAGTAA
- a CDS encoding DUF6701 domain-containing protein: MAKLFRCLPLLLLFFIQSAFAEICTFKGQKFAVIEFTVVGSPGIFQSATFQESGNNPLKTLWYTEEHVSDSLYFFNDHTLQQSTRYRVRILNEATGSIPSRYYRKNLDSNVNSWALIDSMNMEMKPGNVTVQTNDGADLTCEAVEPEDIEDYIPPTFEQCEYFPQAVQSWKTEGTVYSSYGPSSFTASNATENIVGWSDNYVNDAQNVFRYQPWWGAAERQALRIGFDTTQNSNTYIANCQGYGCGTKSLHVTFEGADYNIDDGLFEERKAEPPEPLNVSFDSINDLYIQVNSSSTDFSSFCNNNGLCSYADTGGAFELTILKNLKSLTVQNVRSDKKLNVRLSPGLKIEKFSVNGNTAVYFAEDSSVLLGTASIGEWGDTQVYLGSDSVISIAGDGNDTTSDLTTGPIRFIPIYPSSGSSNYKKPLFYGPAANYHIKASGVLEAYLLAKSMNFDVGISIKGSITAHTLNVVGNVTVARDSADPECWNETDTNKNYNLILQPKSDIALVCQTLKPELSVFSEGMLARDFTGTVVVTVDGVTTPYSVTNGIFNLSLLLSTTESKKVSVLAYIEGDEANNTVSGSYEFVPYKLNVESQYVIANKPVEVSAFAQACDDNGAVVDLGYNGSPTIQSSWVRPSTGLGSLSYSPVFNNGQSTSELTLEESGEYLVTMADENFSCTGDHCPIDGDTLKGQFTVYSRPWTFAICSPNNTPMNGNITDASSTGFTSAGNVFALNVRPLRWVSTGNDSDPVSGSEAIETSSYCSSPVTQNFFIAGSELKSTVELTHAVAQPSGGADGTLSGTLALSNSEGVSNSYLPFGGLAWSEVGVLRVNADTQASYLGMNVNQGYRDIGRFYPAWLSLISNNWNYSSNHDEFMYMGQSIAYDFVVEAQNMQGGATTNYSSFSPSLIADVKLLAVDTSDDNSEFGSRVEDYDLHFWDGSSQWSGAELQVSDAPFQFNKLQTTSSPLITRADGPYEDGFGLRVTANSSGVKADGVDFKTSEAPNLELNSSGVTLDTGKPFSAQPDIRYGRMVLDDVGGTSTSTIYIPLRTEYWNGSRFIGNEQDSGSTFVSLGGYVCQQTVWSGSGSASSASLQGADPAVAVTNGVSNKLSAKPHSNVDASSLREQIRFWLRMSDTSPQLSEMNVSCGTSYTNQPWLQYNWRDRGDEDPSAVVTFGVYRGNDRIIFRGESGLTGQ, from the coding sequence ATGGCTAAGTTATTTCGTTGTCTGCCACTGTTACTTTTGTTTTTTATACAGAGTGCTTTTGCTGAAATATGTACGTTCAAAGGTCAAAAATTTGCCGTTATTGAATTCACGGTTGTGGGTAGCCCAGGAATCTTTCAGTCTGCAACTTTCCAAGAGTCGGGGAATAATCCGCTAAAAACGTTGTGGTACACCGAAGAGCACGTATCTGACAGCCTCTACTTTTTTAATGATCACACTCTGCAGCAAAGTACTCGATATAGAGTGCGAATTCTCAACGAGGCCACGGGCTCGATCCCTAGTCGCTATTACCGTAAGAACTTAGACTCAAATGTGAACAGTTGGGCGCTTATTGATTCAATGAATATGGAGATGAAGCCCGGAAATGTTACGGTTCAGACTAATGATGGCGCTGATCTCACTTGTGAAGCGGTAGAACCCGAAGATATTGAAGACTATATTCCGCCGACCTTTGAACAATGTGAGTATTTCCCACAAGCGGTCCAGAGCTGGAAAACAGAAGGGACAGTCTACTCGAGCTATGGGCCAAGTTCGTTTACCGCATCCAATGCCACTGAGAATATCGTAGGGTGGTCTGACAATTACGTTAACGATGCACAAAATGTGTTCCGCTACCAGCCATGGTGGGGGGCTGCCGAAAGACAAGCACTGCGAATTGGTTTTGATACGACCCAAAATAGTAATACATACATTGCTAACTGTCAGGGTTACGGATGCGGTACAAAATCTCTGCACGTAACATTTGAAGGGGCTGATTACAATATTGACGATGGTTTGTTTGAAGAGAGAAAGGCTGAGCCGCCAGAGCCGTTAAATGTATCGTTTGATTCCATCAATGATTTATATATTCAAGTTAACAGTAGTTCGACTGACTTTAGTTCTTTTTGTAATAACAATGGACTATGTTCATACGCCGATACGGGGGGGGCTTTCGAATTAACCATACTTAAAAACTTAAAATCCCTGACAGTGCAAAATGTACGGAGTGATAAAAAACTAAATGTTCGTCTTTCGCCTGGTCTAAAAATCGAGAAGTTTTCAGTAAATGGTAATACGGCTGTGTATTTTGCTGAGGATAGTTCCGTGTTATTGGGAACTGCTTCTATAGGTGAGTGGGGAGATACTCAGGTCTACTTAGGCAGCGATTCAGTTATTAGTATTGCAGGCGATGGTAATGATACCACCAGCGACTTAACGACAGGACCGATTAGGTTTATTCCAATCTATCCATCAAGTGGTTCATCAAACTATAAGAAACCTCTATTTTACGGCCCAGCCGCAAACTACCACATAAAGGCAAGTGGGGTTCTCGAAGCGTATTTGCTGGCTAAATCAATGAACTTCGATGTCGGTATATCGATAAAAGGATCGATTACTGCACACACTTTAAACGTGGTCGGGAATGTTACGGTAGCCCGTGATTCAGCCGATCCTGAATGTTGGAACGAGACCGATACAAACAAAAATTACAATCTGATACTGCAACCTAAATCTGATATTGCCCTTGTGTGTCAGACATTAAAGCCTGAGCTATCTGTTTTCTCGGAAGGTATGTTGGCGAGAGATTTTACGGGTACCGTTGTTGTAACGGTAGATGGAGTGACAACCCCTTACTCGGTAACGAATGGTATTTTTAACCTGTCTTTACTTCTTAGCACCACCGAAAGTAAAAAGGTATCGGTTTTGGCTTACATAGAAGGTGATGAAGCAAATAACACTGTGAGTGGTAGCTATGAATTTGTCCCTTATAAGCTGAATGTTGAATCACAATACGTTATAGCGAACAAACCAGTTGAAGTTTCTGCGTTTGCACAGGCCTGTGATGATAATGGTGCTGTTGTGGATCTTGGCTACAACGGTTCTCCAACAATCCAATCCTCTTGGGTGAGGCCATCTACGGGACTCGGAAGTTTAAGTTACTCGCCTGTATTTAATAATGGTCAGTCAACCTCAGAACTTACCTTGGAAGAATCTGGTGAGTACCTTGTTACTATGGCGGATGAAAATTTTAGTTGTACAGGTGATCATTGTCCTATTGACGGAGATACGCTAAAAGGCCAGTTCACGGTTTACTCTCGTCCGTGGACATTCGCAATTTGCTCGCCAAATAATACACCCATGAACGGCAATATCACCGATGCTTCGAGCACAGGATTTACCTCGGCCGGTAATGTGTTTGCGCTAAATGTTCGACCACTGCGTTGGGTTTCAACTGGCAATGACAGTGATCCCGTCAGTGGTAGCGAAGCCATAGAAACGTCGAGTTACTGTAGTTCTCCCGTTACACAGAATTTTTTCATTGCAGGTAGTGAGCTGAAATCCACTGTTGAACTGACTCATGCTGTTGCCCAACCAAGTGGCGGTGCGGATGGAACATTGTCAGGAACGCTCGCGCTTAGCAATAGCGAAGGCGTTAGCAATAGCTACTTGCCATTTGGCGGTTTAGCGTGGAGTGAAGTCGGTGTTCTGCGTGTAAATGCTGATACTCAGGCAAGCTATTTGGGCATGAACGTCAATCAGGGATATCGAGACATTGGCCGTTTCTATCCGGCGTGGTTATCGCTTATCAGCAACAACTGGAATTACTCATCAAACCATGATGAATTCATGTATATGGGGCAGTCCATTGCCTATGATTTTGTCGTTGAAGCACAAAATATGCAGGGCGGGGCGACGACCAACTACAGCAGTTTTAGTCCGAGCCTGATTGCGGATGTGAAGCTTCTTGCGGTTGACACTTCTGATGACAACAGTGAATTCGGCTCTCGTGTCGAAGATTATGATCTGCATTTCTGGGATGGCAGCAGTCAATGGTCTGGTGCTGAGTTGCAGGTGAGTGATGCACCATTTCAATTTAACAAGTTACAAACCACCTCTAGTCCTTTAATTACCCGTGCAGATGGCCCGTATGAAGATGGTTTTGGACTTCGTGTCACAGCAAATTCATCAGGAGTGAAAGCCGATGGCGTGGATTTCAAAACATCAGAAGCACCTAACTTAGAGCTCAACAGTTCAGGCGTCACGTTGGACACAGGTAAGCCATTTTCAGCTCAACCCGATATCCGTTACGGTCGCATGGTGCTCGATGATGTGGGCGGAACCTCAACCAGTACCATTTATATTCCTCTGCGCACCGAATACTGGAATGGCTCGCGGTTTATCGGAAACGAGCAAGACTCTGGTTCGACGTTTGTTTCACTCGGAGGATATGTGTGTCAGCAAACAGTTTGGTCTGGTTCTGGCTCGGCTTCGAGTGCATCACTTCAAGGAGCTGATCCTGCCGTTGCAGTAACAAATGGTGTTAGCAATAAGCTTTCTGCTAAGCCGCATTCTAATGTGGATGCCAGCTCTTTGAGGGAGCAAATCCGTTTTTGGCTCAGAATGTCAGATACTTCACCACAATTATCAGAAATGAATGTAAGCTGTGGTACAAGTTATACAAATCAACCTTGGTTACAATACAACTGGCGCGATCGGGGCGATGAAGATCCGTCCGCCGTTGTGACTTTCGGGGTCTATCGTGGTAATGACCGCATTATTTTCCGAGGGGAAAGTGGGCTAACAGGACAATAG
- a CDS encoding MSHA biogenesis protein MshP translates to MFHRKRMFPSVKKQAGNLYIVAIFVIVVMGFLANALARMEWSNRDALSKDLLGTRAWFVAHSVNELALTQLYPLNTANSVVANVCLSNWGNVQTKANNLMTQFVGCSVNTQCYSLGALDSVNYYKVESVAVCGSGQYQVERKQEVWVKE, encoded by the coding sequence ATGTTCCATAGAAAACGTATGTTCCCTAGCGTTAAAAAGCAGGCTGGTAATCTCTATATCGTTGCTATCTTTGTGATTGTGGTGATGGGCTTTCTTGCCAATGCGCTTGCTCGTATGGAATGGTCAAACCGAGATGCACTATCGAAAGATCTGTTGGGAACAAGAGCATGGTTTGTTGCTCACTCAGTTAATGAGTTAGCACTTACTCAGTTGTATCCATTGAACACGGCTAACAGCGTGGTTGCTAATGTGTGTCTTAGCAATTGGGGAAATGTGCAAACTAAGGCAAATAATTTGATGACTCAATTTGTAGGTTGCTCTGTGAACACTCAGTGTTATTCACTGGGAGCATTAGATTCCGTGAATTATTACAAAGTTGAGAGCGTCGCTGTTTGTGGCAGCGGGCAGTATCAGGTTGAGCGTAAGCAAGAAGTTTGGGTGAAGGAGTAA
- a CDS encoding PilW family protein, translating into MKVRGFTLVEMVLTMVVGAILVLGIAGFVELGSKGYSDTVARQRLQTQAKFVLEKMTREIRHAVPNSFAVSSSAGQQCLSFYPIVYSGFYSVSGSNNKTMSFIVGNTPAPSSFDGLRMIINPSRQTDFAVGQNTNFPLSGSNTTFTLSSPLPSQSVAQRQFIYKDLVSYCLDFSAQSVTRNGIQVADSVNTGEFSYAQPTLQRGGVVHLALTFAQNGESSHFDIDVQVLNVP; encoded by the coding sequence ATGAAAGTTCGTGGTTTCACTCTGGTTGAAATGGTCTTGACCATGGTGGTGGGCGCTATTTTGGTTTTGGGTATTGCGGGGTTTGTGGAACTGGGCAGTAAAGGCTATTCCGATACCGTAGCAAGGCAAAGATTGCAGACTCAAGCCAAATTTGTATTAGAAAAAATGACCCGTGAGATTCGCCATGCAGTACCAAACAGCTTTGCTGTTAGTAGTTCTGCCGGACAGCAATGTTTATCGTTTTATCCCATTGTTTATTCTGGTTTTTATTCTGTGTCCGGTAGTAACAATAAGACCATGAGTTTTATTGTCGGTAATACACCAGCTCCTTCTAGTTTTGATGGGCTAAGGATGATTATTAATCCGTCGAGACAAACGGATTTTGCTGTGGGGCAAAATACGAACTTCCCATTGAGCGGTAGCAACACCACTTTTACTCTTTCTTCTCCGTTACCGAGTCAGTCGGTTGCCCAAAGGCAGTTCATATACAAAGATTTGGTGAGTTATTGCTTAGATTTTTCTGCACAAAGCGTGACTCGTAATGGTATCCAAGTTGCTGATAGCGTTAATACGGGAGAGTTCAGTTACGCACAACCTACTCTGCAAAGAGGTGGCGTGGTGCATCTGGCATTAACTTTTGCTCAAAATGGCGAATCCAGCCACTTTGATATTGATGTGCAGGTGCTGAATGTTCCATAG
- a CDS encoding type IV pilus modification PilV family protein: MKRSNGFTLVESIMAMVILGFAMVTLVSFLYPQIERSATPHYQTRAANLGQSLMSQILARGFDNHSDFDGGQYRCDEPDRNGVANPCSTTLGRDSGESNPAQFNDVDDYIGCWWTDSTNDCGGSGYPLSNILGTEIASKYAHFTVTIDVNYDTATMKKIQIKIDTGRYGEFDFTGFRGNY; the protein is encoded by the coding sequence ATGAAACGTAGCAACGGATTTACGCTGGTTGAAAGTATTATGGCTATGGTGATCCTTGGGTTTGCCATGGTGACTCTCGTGAGTTTTCTTTACCCTCAAATTGAGCGTTCTGCGACGCCGCATTATCAAACTCGTGCGGCTAACTTAGGACAAAGCCTGATGAGCCAAATTCTTGCACGAGGCTTTGATAACCACAGCGATTTTGATGGTGGGCAATATCGCTGTGATGAACCGGATAGGAATGGGGTAGCTAACCCATGTTCTACTACTTTGGGACGTGATTCTGGCGAAAGTAACCCCGCTCAGTTCAACGATGTTGATGACTACATCGGTTGCTGGTGGACAGACAGCACGAACGATTGTGGCGGCTCAGGGTACCCTCTTAGCAATATTCTGGGCACTGAGATAGCGAGTAAGTATGCGCATTTCACGGTAACAATTGATGTTAACTACGACACTGCGACCATGAAGAAAATCCAGATCAAGATTGATACTGGGCGTTACGGTGAGTTTGATTTCACTGGTTTTCGAGGAAACTACTAA
- a CDS encoding pilus assembly FimT family protein: MQRNQQRMRGFTLVELIVVILLVSILSVYAASRFSGISSVSAFAAQEQIISIIRQIQIDRMQSNLSSTSADSDYALQITNHCIGSVQACSSANDDRRSDLLRNDELTFTSSPSLSVIEFSLLGNPLGGASNGVTINIASSANSTSLCLNSEGYVAKGSC, from the coding sequence ATGCAGAGAAACCAGCAACGAATGCGAGGTTTTACCTTAGTTGAATTGATCGTGGTAATACTGCTTGTATCAATTCTCTCTGTTTATGCTGCCAGCCGTTTTTCCGGTATTTCCAGTGTTTCTGCGTTTGCCGCACAAGAGCAAATCATCTCTATTATTCGTCAAATTCAAATTGACCGAATGCAATCCAACTTATCATCCACTTCAGCAGACAGTGATTATGCTTTGCAAATAACCAACCACTGTATCGGCTCAGTACAGGCATGCAGCTCTGCTAATGATGACCGAAGAAGTGACTTGTTGCGGAATGATGAACTCACATTCACCAGCTCGCCTTCTCTCTCCGTTATTGAATTTAGCCTGTTGGGGAATCCTTTAGGTGGTGCGTCTAATGGCGTGACAATCAATATTGCCTCATCTGCAAACTCGACATCACTATGTTTGAACTCGGAAGGCTATGTGGCGAAAGGAAGTTGCTGA